From a single Geothermobacter ehrlichii genomic region:
- a CDS encoding YceI family protein translates to MRPVLPSLILLFAVIPPLSAATLQGTCSVAFFASSTLHDFEGEGRCHPFSIEIDDQGRLQATDITVPVAEMTTHNKKRDRKMRETFDAEHFPLITGHLAAAPLATLRDQLHQVAAGDGAFTLTLGIRNRGRTVSARIADLVDSPEKLAFHLTFPVSLKSYGLKPPPVLGFIRVADRVRVEVEVELEPLPTPWQENERKVSAR, encoded by the coding sequence ATGCGTCCAGTCCTGCCCTCCCTGATCCTGCTCTTCGCAGTCATCCCCCCACTCAGCGCCGCCACCCTGCAAGGCACCTGCAGCGTTGCCTTCTTCGCCTCTTCGACCCTGCACGATTTCGAAGGCGAGGGCCGTTGCCATCCGTTCAGTATCGAGATCGATGATCAGGGCCGGCTGCAGGCGACCGACATCACCGTTCCGGTCGCCGAAATGACCACCCACAACAAGAAACGGGACCGGAAGATGCGGGAAACGTTCGACGCCGAGCACTTTCCGCTGATAACCGGCCATCTGGCCGCCGCTCCGCTGGCGACCCTGCGCGACCAGCTGCACCAGGTTGCCGCGGGTGATGGCGCCTTCACGCTGACGCTGGGCATCAGGAACCGGGGCCGGACCGTGAGTGCCCGGATCGCCGACCTGGTCGATTCCCCTGAGAAGTTGGCGTTTCACTTGACATTCCCCGTTTCCCTGAAAAGCTATGGTTTGAAACCTCCGCCGGTCCTCGGATTCATCCGCGTAGCCGACCGGGTCAGGGTCGAGGTCGAGGTCGAACTCGAACCCCTGCCAACCCCGTGGCAGGAAAACGAACGGAAGGTATCCGCCAGATGA
- a CDS encoding type III polyketide synthase yields the protein MSPAIHAIATATPEIAYDQQEVGAWMQDRTDDPRQRRILKALYRTSGIQTRHSVIPGFGRDFFIRDTDGQLQEPTTGARNAIYSREARQLGLQAGRQLLEKAKGFAPEQVTHVVTASCTGFFNPGLDYFLVRELGLPATVERYHLGFMGCYAAFPALRMAAQFCQADPQAVVLVLCLELCSLHIQLGGREDQLLANALFADGAAAALVSTRPPQPGQTVLALEAFRSALVPDGEADMAWSIGDRGFDIALSSYVPKILGANIAAVVDDLLRNSGSNREQIGDWAIHPGGKSIIDQVARALELQPEQIAAPRAVLRDFGNMSSATVLFVLQQLLDGERSDRPQICSMAFGPGLTVELGLLRYQQG from the coding sequence ATGAGCCCCGCCATCCATGCCATCGCCACGGCCACCCCGGAAATCGCCTACGATCAGCAGGAAGTCGGCGCCTGGATGCAGGACCGAACCGACGATCCCCGGCAACGCCGCATCCTCAAAGCCCTCTACCGGACCAGCGGCATCCAGACCCGGCACAGCGTGATTCCCGGTTTCGGCCGGGATTTCTTCATCCGGGACACCGACGGACAGCTGCAGGAGCCGACCACCGGCGCCCGCAACGCCATCTACAGCCGCGAAGCCAGACAGCTCGGCCTGCAGGCCGGCCGGCAGCTGCTGGAGAAGGCGAAAGGCTTTGCGCCGGAGCAGGTTACCCATGTGGTGACCGCCTCCTGCACCGGCTTCTTCAACCCCGGACTCGACTATTTCCTGGTCCGCGAGCTCGGTCTGCCGGCCACCGTCGAACGCTACCATCTCGGCTTCATGGGCTGCTACGCCGCCTTTCCCGCCCTGCGCATGGCGGCCCAGTTCTGCCAGGCCGATCCGCAGGCGGTGGTGCTGGTGCTTTGCCTCGAGCTCTGCTCGCTGCATATCCAGCTGGGCGGCCGCGAGGATCAACTGTTGGCCAACGCCCTGTTCGCCGATGGCGCCGCGGCAGCCCTGGTCAGCACCCGGCCGCCGCAACCCGGCCAGACCGTCCTGGCCCTGGAAGCCTTCCGCTCGGCGCTGGTGCCCGATGGCGAGGCGGACATGGCCTGGAGCATCGGCGATCGCGGTTTCGACATCGCCCTGTCGAGCTATGTGCCGAAAATCCTCGGTGCGAACATCGCCGCCGTGGTCGATGACCTGTTGCGAAACAGCGGCAGCAACCGGGAGCAGATCGGCGACTGGGCGATCCATCCCGGCGGCAAGTCGATCATCGACCAGGTCGCCAGGGCCCTGGAGCTGCAGCCCGAGCAGATCGCCGCACCGCGGGCGGTGCTGCGCGACTTCGGCAACATGAGCAGTGCTACCGTCCTGTTCGTCCTGCAGCAGCTGCTGGACGGCGAGCGCAGCGACCGGCCGCAGATCTGCAGCATGGCCTTCGGCCCCGGACTGACGGTCGAACTGGGCCTGCTGCGCTACCAGCAGGGCTGA
- a CDS encoding FAD-dependent oxidoreductase, with translation MATQAWDVLIVGAGPVGLLLGNLLGQTRKRVLLIDRHPGPPTASMAIGITPPSLAILRTLDLDRRFCASGVRVEHAVVHGHRRRLGELSFAGLDSPWPFILSQPQATTVRLLEENLTRFPNVELRRELHLERLEQQPGQVEVELRTASGHPLGESCRFLAGCSGAEGSVRRQCRLADQPHSYPQSFLMADFADSGELGGSAHLWFTADGSVESFPLPQQRRRWIIQTPQLCRDVDPGYLPEIVARRTGCRLRSPPLFQSAFGVRRLLARSYVRGRVVLAGDAAHLMSPVGGQGMNTGFADAAWLAQALDGMLTGSGSPALLEEYSTARREAARVAIGRAGRGMWLGTRRGRLHCLWREPLLKLLLSPAIRHHLPPYFAMLTIPNNPPQACPALGQRSGTCSS, from the coding sequence ATGGCGACCCAGGCCTGGGATGTCCTGATCGTCGGTGCCGGACCGGTCGGGCTGCTGCTCGGCAACCTGCTCGGCCAGACCCGGAAACGGGTGCTGCTCATCGACCGCCACCCTGGCCCGCCGACCGCCTCGATGGCCATCGGCATCACCCCACCGTCGCTGGCCATCCTGCGCACGCTCGACCTCGACCGGCGGTTCTGCGCCTCCGGGGTGCGGGTCGAACACGCCGTGGTGCACGGCCACCGGCGGCGGCTCGGCGAGCTCTCCTTCGCCGGTCTCGATTCTCCCTGGCCGTTCATCCTCTCCCAGCCCCAGGCCACGACCGTCCGCCTGCTGGAAGAGAACCTGACCCGCTTCCCGAACGTGGAACTGCGCCGCGAGCTGCACCTGGAACGGCTCGAACAGCAGCCCGGACAGGTCGAGGTCGAACTGCGCACCGCCAGCGGACACCCCCTGGGCGAGAGCTGCCGTTTTCTAGCCGGCTGCAGCGGGGCCGAGGGGAGCGTGCGCCGCCAGTGCAGGCTCGCCGACCAGCCGCACTCCTACCCGCAGAGCTTTCTGATGGCCGACTTCGCCGACAGCGGCGAGCTGGGAGGCAGCGCCCATCTCTGGTTCACCGCCGACGGCTCGGTCGAATCCTTCCCCCTGCCGCAGCAACGCCGCCGCTGGATCATCCAGACGCCACAGCTCTGCCGGGACGTGGACCCGGGTTATCTCCCTGAAATCGTGGCCCGCCGCACCGGCTGCCGGCTACGGTCTCCGCCCCTGTTTCAGAGCGCCTTCGGGGTCCGCAGACTGCTCGCCCGCTCCTACGTCCGCGGGCGGGTAGTGCTGGCCGGCGACGCCGCACATCTGATGAGCCCGGTCGGCGGCCAGGGGATGAACACCGGCTTCGCCGACGCAGCCTGGCTGGCGCAGGCCCTGGACGGAATGCTGACCGGCAGCGGCTCGCCGGCCCTGCTGGAGGAGTACAGCACCGCCCGCCGCGAAGCGGCGCGGGTCGCCATCGGCCGGGCCGGCCGCGGCATGTGGCTGGGCACCCGTCGCGGCCGGCTGCACTGCCTGTGGCGCGAACCGCTGCTGAAACTGCTGCTGTCACCGGCGATCCGTCACCATCTGCCACCATATTTCGCCATGCTGACCATCCCCAACAACCCGCCCCAGGCCTGCCCGGCCCTCGGTCAGCGATCCGGGACATGTTCATCATGA
- a CDS encoding ubiquinone/menaquinone biosynthesis methyltransferase — MPRFNLDSRNWLDSPERKRDYNRRHFAAAAAAYDRATVAMSLGRDRAWKRRMLTLLPDHPRPRCLDLACGTGDICELLARRYPRGEIVGLDLTCEMLELARRRVTAANVRFVERDMAETGFADASFDIITGSYALRNAPDLPLALNEIRRLLKPGGQACFLDFARAGHPVARRLQYLLLRSWCGLWGRVLSGSWQVHGYIAESLARYPDSRQLAAMLAEAGLERIDEQELFGGMMRLLLVRRPAAGKNDC, encoded by the coding sequence ATGCCCCGCTTCAACCTCGACAGCCGTAACTGGCTCGACAGCCCCGAACGCAAACGCGACTACAACCGCCGGCACTTCGCCGCCGCCGCCGCGGCCTACGACCGGGCCACCGTCGCCATGAGCCTCGGCCGCGACCGGGCCTGGAAACGAAGGATGCTGACGCTGCTGCCCGACCATCCCCGGCCGCGCTGCCTCGACCTGGCCTGCGGCACCGGCGACATCTGCGAACTGCTGGCGCGCCGCTATCCCCGGGGAGAGATTGTCGGCCTGGACCTGACCTGCGAAATGCTCGAGCTGGCACGACGGCGCGTCACGGCAGCCAACGTCCGGTTCGTCGAGAGGGACATGGCCGAAACCGGCTTCGCCGACGCGTCCTTCGACATCATCACCGGCAGCTACGCCCTGCGCAACGCGCCCGACCTTCCCCTGGCCCTGAACGAGATCAGGCGCCTGCTCAAGCCCGGCGGCCAGGCCTGTTTTCTCGATTTCGCCCGCGCCGGGCACCCCGTCGCCCGCCGCCTGCAATACCTTCTGCTACGCAGCTGGTGCGGACTCTGGGGACGCGTCCTCTCCGGCAGCTGGCAGGTACACGGCTATATCGCCGAAAGCCTGGCCCGCTACCCCGACAGCCGCCAGCTGGCTGCGATGCTGGCGGAGGCCGGTCTGGAACGAATCGACGAACAGGAGCTTTTCGGTGGTATGATGAGGCTGTTGCTGGTGCGGCGCCCTGCCGCCGGCAAAAACGACTGCTGA
- a CDS encoding NUDIX hydrolase, whose protein sequence is MTRPLHAVIVSCLIGNDAGEVLLIRHPKRGWELPQGHVEQGEDLLTAVRREVREETGIEIAVERLAAIFSKQEPAPSAVIFGFHARHTGGEMRPSDESLEVAWFSRQQAIRLPEHPVNRERLAVLLRPESGIVYQAYTTGPYRITVGDIPLWSDAGRVNA, encoded by the coding sequence ATGACACGCCCGTTGCACGCCGTTATCGTCAGCTGCCTGATCGGCAACGACGCCGGTGAGGTTCTGCTCATCCGCCATCCGAAACGGGGCTGGGAACTGCCCCAGGGACATGTCGAGCAGGGAGAGGACCTGTTGACCGCCGTCCGGCGGGAGGTGCGGGAAGAGACCGGAATCGAAATCGCCGTCGAGCGCCTGGCGGCCATCTTCAGCAAGCAGGAACCGGCTCCTTCGGCTGTCATCTTCGGATTTCACGCCCGCCATACCGGCGGCGAAATGCGGCCGAGCGACGAAAGCCTGGAGGTCGCCTGGTTCAGCCGGCAACAGGCCATCCGGTTGCCCGAACATCCGGTCAACCGGGAAAGGCTCGCGGTGCTGTTGCGCCCGGAATCCGGAATCGTCTACCAGGCCTACACTACCGGCCCCTACCGGATAACGGTCGGCGACATCCCGCTCTGGAGCGATGCAGGGAGAGTGAACGCCTAG
- a CDS encoding HD-GYP domain-containing protein: MSEERPVVTVQLMLRACQGLKLYPAQHPSLQKQIAEWHRCLQQMLLVRPEVVLGVHQRTLFCNDFLFVDGFPSAESLRALFESWGIGRMVIRRGVQPVELADFLVLLTGGRGHCELLAVRMQQAGIRHLEVGPEDEQEASGRARRIYEQAISVTESIINDVRIGKIPQTGAAIDAVRAMVETTLAEPHALLALTLIKDYDDYTFRHSVNVSVIALAVGRACGLDEAALRVLGLGALLHDLGKLKIDIGIINKPGQLTSEEFERIQQHPEEGVRILQRMEAIPGEAIQMALGHHLRYDRQGYPRAAARMNLPETVHMVAIADAYDAMTTLRPYQQPMTPRKAVERMLEVRGSIYHPELLARFAEHVGPYPVGSLVRLTSSEVGLVTEAGMGKTDGVSLKILFDAAGHRLRQPEKRDLATAELDCIVADVDPASRGILIADYLD; encoded by the coding sequence ATGAGCGAAGAGCGGCCTGTCGTCACTGTCCAGTTGATGTTGCGCGCCTGCCAGGGCCTGAAACTCTACCCGGCACAGCATCCCAGCCTGCAGAAACAGATCGCCGAATGGCACCGCTGCCTGCAGCAGATGCTGCTTGTCCGGCCGGAGGTGGTTCTGGGCGTGCATCAGCGGACCCTGTTCTGCAACGATTTTCTCTTTGTCGACGGGTTCCCTTCCGCCGAGAGCCTGCGAGCCCTGTTTGAATCCTGGGGAATCGGCCGCATGGTCATCCGCCGGGGAGTGCAGCCGGTGGAACTGGCCGATTTTCTGGTGCTTCTGACCGGCGGCAGGGGGCACTGCGAGCTGCTGGCTGTGCGCATGCAGCAGGCGGGCATCCGGCATCTCGAGGTCGGGCCGGAAGATGAGCAGGAAGCCAGCGGTCGGGCGCGCAGGATTTACGAACAGGCGATCAGTGTCACCGAGTCGATCATCAACGATGTCCGCATCGGCAAGATCCCCCAAACCGGCGCGGCCATCGATGCCGTGCGGGCGATGGTCGAAACCACCCTGGCCGAGCCGCACGCCCTGCTGGCGCTGACCCTGATCAAGGATTACGACGATTACACCTTTCGCCATTCGGTCAACGTTTCGGTTATCGCCCTGGCCGTCGGGCGCGCCTGCGGCCTGGACGAAGCGGCCCTGCGCGTTCTCGGCCTGGGGGCGTTGCTGCATGATCTGGGCAAGCTGAAGATCGATATCGGCATCATCAACAAGCCGGGGCAGCTGACCAGCGAGGAGTTCGAGCGGATTCAGCAACATCCGGAGGAGGGCGTCCGGATTCTCCAGCGGATGGAGGCGATCCCGGGTGAGGCGATTCAGATGGCCCTGGGCCATCATCTGCGCTACGACCGGCAGGGCTATCCCCGGGCGGCGGCGCGGATGAACCTGCCCGAGACGGTGCACATGGTGGCGATTGCCGACGCCTACGACGCCATGACCACCCTGCGTCCCTACCAGCAGCCGATGACACCGAGAAAGGCGGTCGAACGCATGCTCGAGGTGCGGGGCAGCATCTATCATCCCGAGCTGCTGGCACGTTTTGCCGAACATGTCGGCCCCTACCCGGTCGGCAGCCTGGTGCGGCTGACCAGCAGTGAGGTGGGACTGGTCACCGAAGCGGGGATGGGCAAAACTGACGGCGTCAGCCTGAAGATCCTGTTCGACGCCGCCGGTCACCGGTTGCGGCAGCCGGAAAAACGCGACCTGGCAACGGCCGAGCTCGACTGCATCGTCGCCGATGTCGATCCGGCCTCCCGAGGCATTCTCATCGCCGACTATCTCGACTAG